Proteins found in one Candidatus Bathyarchaeum sp. genomic segment:
- a CDS encoding KEOPS complex kinase/ATPase Bud32 translates to MLIKKGAEASLYKETWHNRKVIMKKRHPKLYRTAELDTMIRSQRTVHEPHIMHKAKEAGVPTPTIFMVDVADANIVMEFVEGKQVKEVLDGITKQDRLALCRHIGKMIGRLHKNGIIHGDLTTSNMILTPNGNVVFVDFGLSERSIELEAKGVDLHLMNRTLKSTHYKHANECYKTVMEGYTKTVGAEETKKVIKKIREIEKRGRYVADRE, encoded by the coding sequence TTGTTAATCAAAAAAGGCGCAGAAGCCAGCTTATACAAAGAAACATGGCACAATCGCAAAGTCATCATGAAAAAGCGTCATCCAAAGTTGTATCGAACTGCTGAATTGGACACAATGATTAGGTCCCAAAGGACGGTTCATGAGCCCCACATTATGCACAAAGCAAAAGAAGCCGGAGTTCCCACGCCAACAATTTTTATGGTGGATGTTGCAGACGCAAACATCGTAATGGAGTTTGTGGAAGGCAAACAAGTCAAAGAGGTACTAGATGGCATAACCAAACAAGACAGATTGGCCCTTTGTCGACATATTGGAAAAATGATTGGGCGCCTTCACAAGAATGGAATAATCCATGGTGATTTGACGACCTCAAACATGATACTCACACCCAACGGCAATGTAGTTTTTGTGGATTTTGGGTTAAGCGAACGGTCAATAGAATTAGAAGCAAAAGGCGTAGATCTGCATTTGATGAATCGAACATTGAAAAGCACTCACTACAAACACGCTAACGAATGCTACAAAACAGTCATGGAAGGATACACCAAAACAGTAGGAGCAGAAGAAACAAAAAAAGTAATCAAAAAAATCAGAGAAATCGAAAAACGTGGGCGCTACGTCGCAGACAGAGAATAG